Sequence from the Symbiopectobacterium purcellii genome:
CCATAAATCACGCTTTGCGATTCGCTTTTTGCCATTAGACAGCGAAAATGGCCACGTGCCCGCGCGCCTGTCATTTGAGCTAGCCTGTTGTTAACCGATATTGCTGTAGGAAAAAAACATGGATAACGAAACCTTCACTGTTAGCTGCCCCACCTGTAAAAAATCGGTGGAGTGGGGAGAACATAGCCCTTATCGCCCCTTTTGCAGCAAACGCTGCCAGCTTATCGAGCTCGGAGAATGGGCTGATGAAGAAAAGCGCATCCCGAGCAATGAAGATATTTCGGACAGTGACGAGTGGAGCGAAGAACCTCGCCATTA
This genomic interval carries:
- the yacG gene encoding DNA gyrase inhibitor YacG translates to MDNETFTVSCPTCKKSVEWGEHSPYRPFCSKRCQLIELGEWADEEKRIPSNEDISDSDEWSEEPRH